The following are encoded in a window of Corythoichthys intestinalis isolate RoL2023-P3 chromosome 8, ASM3026506v1, whole genome shotgun sequence genomic DNA:
- the LOC130919951 gene encoding uncharacterized protein LOC130919951 has protein sequence MDIIEKENVKVPNSVIITGLSNTVVDEEIIDYLKQYGAIERHIVIPQLPDHLIVEFKTGAAVEFLKLPFDRTAEANTTVVHHVDALANTYSNEKGNDIADKFLSDLKTMAKISGKSFENILREGLTRITEVIGESNEEPADVEGHEPDTFRTISSEVNENIAPATVTSESNRKLPSEQIIPPEVQRLVVEHIVKTPDTSSQSISTARLRPFSGRMPCPNFEVDYDTWRDSVEFYLADSTISDRQIVRKIVDSLSSPAASVVKSLGPHSNSRAYLELLDAAFATVEDSDELFAKFLSLNQNAGEAASNYLQRLQNVLNKSVQMKAISVIDADKQLLKQFCRGCWDNDLIRQLQLESKVKDPPSFSELLWLLRTEEDKQATKATRMKQHLGFTKPKAQTQAHNISFCDKTDSISTAEMNKQPTELQKIQKQLVSLQSQIATLMQLKENKPTMNQGEKTKNKKPSDRKESSSVKQSPAKPSSVSKRPRPWYCL, from the coding sequence atggacatcaTTGAGAAAGAAAATGTAAAGGTCCCAAATTCTGTGATTATCACTGGTTtgtctaatacagtggtagatgaggagATAATTGATTACTTGAAACAATATGGCGCTATAGAGAGACATATTGTAATTCCGCAGTTGCCGGATCATCTAATAGTAGAGTTCAAAACTGGTGCAGCTGTTGAATTTCTaaagctgccatttgacagaacCGCCGAAGCAAACACCACAGTAGTTCACCATGTTGATGCATTAGCCAATACATATTCTAATGAGAAAGGCAATGACATTGCAGACAAATTTTTGTCTGATCTTAAAACCATGGCGAAAATAAGTGGTAAATCATTTGAGAATATTTTGAGAGAGGGCTTAACTAGAATAACGGAAGTTATTGGAGAGTCAAACGAAGAGCCTGCTGATGTTGAAGGACATGAACCTGATACATTCAGAACTATTAGTTCAGAAGTAAATGAGAACATTGCTCCAGCCACAGTAACTTCAGAATCCAACAGAAAACTTCCATCTGAACAGATTATCCCACCAGAAGTGCAACGTTTAGTTGTCGAACACATTGTCAAAACCCCAGATACCTCTTCGCAGAGTATTTCCACTGCAAGGTTGCGACCATTTTCAGGTAGGATGCCATGTCCAAATTTTGAAGTAGACTATGATACTTGGCGAGATAGTGTCGAATTTTATTTAGCAGATTCCACAATTTCAGATAGACAGATCGTAaggaaaattgttgacagtttaTCATCTCCAGCTGCGAGTGTTGTCAAGTCGTTAGGTCCACACTCAAATTCCAGAGCGTATTTAGAACTTCTTGATGCTGCATTTGCTACAGTGGAGGATAGCGATGAATTGTTCGCCAAATTCCTTAGTCTGAACCAAAATGCTGGTGAAGCAGCATCCAACTATCTTCAAAGACTtcagaatgttttgaacaaatcTGTACAAATGAAGGCAATTTCAGTCATTGATGCAGATAAGCAGCTTTTAAAACAGTTCTGTAGGGGATGCTGGGATAATGACCTTATAAGACAGCTTCAGCTAGAAAGTAAGGTTAAAGACCCACCCAGTTTCTCTGAACTCTTATGGCTGCTGCGCACAGAGGAAGATAAGCAAGCTACAAAAGCCACACGAATGAAACAACATTTGGGCTTCACAAAACCCAAAGCCCAAACCCAAGCTCACAATAtcagtttttgtgacaaaactgATAGCATCTCAACTGCTGAAATGAACAAACAACCTACAGAACTACAGAAAATTCAGAAGCAACTTGTCAGTCTTCAGTCTCAAATTGCAACATTAATGCAACTCAAAGAAAATAAACCTACAATGAACCAAGGAgagaaaaccaaaaacaaaaagccTAGTGACAGGAAGGAATCATCTAGTGTGAAGCAATCTCCAGCCAAACCTAGCTCTGTGTCCAAACGACCAAGACCATGGTATTGCTTATGA